The Euphorbia lathyris chromosome 2, ddEupLath1.1, whole genome shotgun sequence genome includes a window with the following:
- the LOC136218061 gene encoding inositol 1,3,4-trisphosphate 5/6-kinase 4 isoform X4, which produces MATQYSFDCFMLDGSSTDGALKGINFAWGDIGGTILYVVSNDKHGSFNQLSNLGWIIIAVDAEGAVPCDNSCTIYINKVEELPLTICRLNREAIGDSTVTVGYIMKPSREEDFAKRGAFPLCPTPNGLLFLPLTFGLPLLSQLQHVDIVLHKATDEILSVELSDSMESSGSITYTTGMQELQRYMEHHPGCFVIDPLDKIYPVLDRLKIQQILLGLEDLNKEGSHTIRAPHFLKVDNFNELDLVKLLPEANLSLPSIVKPQIACGVADAHSMAIVFRVQDFKDLSVPLPAVVQEYVDHSSTLFKIYVLGERVFYAVKKSIPNVDMLMKLSENNGVGPLLFDSLKSLPTTKEQSSSGDSLTTSCFDLDLVTEAAHWLARKLDLTIFGFDVVIQEGTTDHVIVDVNYLPSFKEVPNDISIPAFWEAIKSKFDLREKVKCS; this is translated from the exons ATGGCAACCCAGTACTCATTTGATTGCTTTATGTTAGATGGCTCATCCACTGATGGTGCCTTGAAGGGTATAAATTTTGCTTGGGGTGATATTGGAGGAACTATTTTGTATGTTGTTTCTAACGACAAGCATGGGTCTTTTAATCAACTAAGCAATTTGGGTTGGATCATCATTGCTGTGG ATGCTGAAGGTGCTGTTCCGTGTGATAATTCTTGCACAATATATATCAATAAAGTAGAAGAATTACCTTTGACCATTTGCCGATTGAATAGAGAG GCAATTGGTGACAGTACTGTGACTGTTGGTTATATTATGAAGCCTTCTCGTGAAGAAGATTTTGCTAAG AGAGGTGCATTCCCCTTATGTCCTACCCCAAACGGATTGTTGTTTCTGCCGCTGACATTTGGCCTCCCTCTACTGTCTCAACTACAACATGTCGACATTGTTCTCCATAAAGCAACAGATGAAATACTTTCTGTTGAGTTAAGTGACTCTATGGAATCCTCAGGCAGTATTACCTACACCACAGGGATGCAGGAATTACAAAG GTACATGGAACATCACCCTGGTTGCTTTGTAATAGACCCGCTTGATAAAATATACCCTGTCTTGGATCGGTTAAAGATCCAACAAATTCTTCTTGGGCTTGAGGATCTTAATAAAGAAGGCTCCCATACCATCAGAGCCCCCCATTTTTTAAAG GTTGATAATTTTAATGAACTTGATTTGGTAAAGCTGTTACCAGAAGCTAACCTATCTCTTCCAAGTATAGTAAAACCTCAAATTGCCTGCGGGGTAGCTGATGCTCACAGTATG GCAATTGTCTTTAGAGTTCAAGATTTTAAAGATTTAAGTGTTCCACTTCCAGCAGTTGTTCAG GAATACGTAGATCATTCATCCACCTTGTTCAAAATATATGTCCTGGGTGAGCGAGTTTTCTATGCCGTTAAAAAATCTATACCAAATGTTGATATGTTGATGAAATTATCAGAAAATAATGGGGTTGGGCCTTTACTGTTTGACAG CTTAAAATCTCTTCCCACCACCAAAGAGCAGTCCAGCAGTGGGGATTCGTTGACAACAAGTTGTTTTGATCTTGATCTAGTTACTGAAGCTGCACATTGGCTTGCAAGAAAACTTGACCTTACCATCTTCGGTTTCGATGTTGTT ATTCAGGAAGGCACAACTGACCATGTTATTGTGGATGTAAATTATCTGCCATCATTCAAGGAAGTGCCAAATGATATAAGCATTCCTGCTTTTTGGGAAGCTATTAAAAGCAAGTTTGACTTAAGAGAGAAGGTAAAATGTTCTTAA
- the LOC136218062 gene encoding nuclear-pore anchor-like produces MEVSVLKYEKDILSNVEKRACDEVRSLSERVYHLQASLDTIHSAEDVREEARAAERRKQEEHIKQIEREWAEAKKELERERNNVRALMADREGTLKDAMRQVEEMGKELTKALHAVSAAESRAAAAETKLSELEKKVTTSNAKAASVNDGGMPSSFSTTEAVTDLLMAKDEIEKLKEEAQANKANKDHMLQYKSIAQVNEAALKQMEVAHENFKTESEKMKESLEYQLRSLRDRILELENELKLKSEELASATAGKENALASAMMEIASLKDESSSKISKIMALENQVSALKEDLEKEHQRWRSVQDNYERQVLQSETIKELTKTSEALASVQQQASDLRKLADEQKTENIL; encoded by the coding sequence ATGGAGGTATCTGTTCTCAAGTATGAAAAGGATATATTGTCAAATGTTGAGAAAAGAGCTTGTGATGAAGTTCGCAGTTTGTCAGAGAGGGTCTATCACTTACAGGCTAGTTTGGATACTATTCATAGTGCTGAGGATGTTCGTGAGGAAGCAAGAGCTGCCGAGAGGAGAAAACAAGAGGAGCATATAAAACAGATTGAGCGAGAATGGGCAGAGGCTAAGAAAGAGCTGGAGCGAGAGAGGAATAATGTTAGAGCTCTCATGGCTGATCGTGAAGGAACTTTGAAAGATGCTATGAGGCAAGTTGAAGAAATGGGAAAAGAATTGACTAAGGCCTTGCATGCTGTTTCGGCTGCTGAGAGTAGGGCTGCTGCTGCTGAGACCAAACTTTCTGAATTGGAGAAAAAGGTCACAACTTCAAATGCTAAGGCAGCTAGTGTGAATGATGGTGGCATGCCTTCCTCATTTTCAACAACTGAGGCTGTCACAGATTTATTAATGGCAAAGGATGAGattgaaaaattgaaagagGAAGCCCAGGCTAACAAGGCTAACAAGGACCACATGCTACAGTACAAGAGTATAGCTCAGGTAAATGAAGCTGCACTAAAGCAGATGGAAGTTGCTCATGAAAACTTCAAAACGGAGTcagaaaagatgaaggaatCATTAGAATATCAACTTCGTTCACTAAGAGATAGAATCTTGGAACTTGAAAACGAATTGAAGTTAAAGTCCGAAGAGCTGGCCTCTGCAACTGCAGGAAAAGAAAATGCTCTTGCTTCTGCAATGATGGAAATAGCTTCTCTGAAGGATGAAAGCTCGagtaaaatttctaaaattatGGCTTTGGAAAATCAAGTTTCTGCTTTGAAAGAAGATTTGGAGAAGGAACATCAACGATGGCGCTCTGTTCAAGATAATTATGAAAGACAGGTTCTGCAATCTGAgacaattaaagagttaacaaaAACATCAGAAGCCTTGGCCTCCGTACAGCAGCAGGCATCTGACCTGCGTAAATTGGCAGATGAACAAAAAACTGAAAATATATTGTAA
- the LOC136218064 gene encoding uncharacterized protein isoform X2: protein MSSSDKPEVVDRSVKDKEDNDDDKGGFMGKVKDFIQDIGEKIEGAIGFGKPTADISGIHVPKINLDMADFVVDVLIKNPNPVPIPLIDINYLIESDGRKLISGLIPDAGTINAHGEETVKIPITLIFDDIRNTYAEIKTGDVIPYRIKVDLIVDVPVFGRLTLPLEKSGEVPIPHKPDVDIEKIHFERFSLEETVAILHLRLENMNDFDLGLNQLDYEVWLCEVSIGGAELAKASKLEKKGISSVQVPITFKPKDFGSALWDMMRGKGTGYSMKGNIHVDTPFGAMKLPISKEGGTTKLKKNKEDRGDDDDDED, encoded by the exons ATGTCTTCTTCTGATAAGCCTGAGGTAGTTGATAGATCTGTCAAGGATAAAGAAGACAATGATGATGACAAAGGTGGGTTTATGGGCAAGGTAAAGGACTTCATTCAGGATATTGGTGAAAAGATTGAGGGAGCAATTGGTTTTGGCAAACCAACTGCAGATATTTCAGGCATTCACGTTCCTAAAATCAATCTAGACATGGCAGATTTTGTCGTGGATGTGCTTATTAAGAACCCCAATCCTGTTCCAATCCCTCTTATTGACATCAATTACTTGATTGAAAGCGATGGGCGGAAACTTATTTCAGGGTTGATACCAGATGCTGGAACTATTAACGCACATGGCGAGGAGACTGTCAAAATACCAATTACATTGATTTTTGATGACATAAGAAACACATATGCTGAGATCAAGACTGGAGATGTAATTCCTTACAGAATTAAGGTTGACCTCATTGTAGATGTTCCAGTTTTTGGAAGGCTAACTCTGCCTCTAGAGAAATCTGGAGAGGTTCCAATCCCTCACAAACCTGATGTTGATATTGAGAAAATACACTTCGAGAGGTTCTCTTTAGAAGAAACTGTTGCAATCCTTCATTTGAGGTTGGAAAACATGAATGATTTTGACCTAGGTCTCAATCAATTAGACTATGAGGTTTGGCTATGTGAGGTGAGCATCGGGGGTGCAGAACTGGCCAAAGCTTCGAAGCTTGAAAAAAAAGGAATAAGTAGTGTTCAAGTTCCAATCACCTTCAAGCCTAAGGACTTTGGCTCTGCCCTTTGGGACATGATGAGAGGGAAAGGCACTGGTTATTCCATGAAAGGGAACATTCATGTCGATACACCTTTTGGAGCAATGAAGTTGCCCATAAGCAAGGAGGGTGGTACTACTAAgctgaagaagaacaaggaaGATCGTGGTGATGATGACGATGATGAG GATTAA
- the LOC136218061 gene encoding inositol 1,3,4-trisphosphate 5/6-kinase 4 isoform X1: MGALVAGVILDHSVLLVDNLGTASFQPSALSLLHKLRHSKLHLGISYAPALSDDKASFLKKMATQYSFDCFMLDGSSTDGALKGINFAWGDIGGTILYVVSNDKHGSFNQLSNLGWIIIAVDAEGAVPCDNSCTIYINKVEELPLTICRLNREAIGDSTVTVGYIMKPSREEDFAKRGAFPLCPTPNGLLFLPLTFGLPLLSQLQHVDIVLHKATDEILSVELSDSMESSGSITYTTGMQELQRYMEHHPGCFVIDPLDKIYPVLDRLKIQQILLGLEDLNKEGSHTIRAPHFLKVDNFNELDLVKLLPEANLSLPSIVKPQIACGVADAHSMAIVFRVQDFKDLSVPLPAVVQEYVDHSSTLFKIYVLGERVFYAVKKSIPNVDMLMKLSENNGVGPLLFDSLKSLPTTKEQSSSGDSLTTSCFDLDLVTEAAHWLARKLDLTIFGFDVVIQEGTTDHVIVDVNYLPSFKEVPNDISIPAFWEAIKSKFDLREKVKCS, translated from the exons ATGGGTGCATTAGTCGCCGGAGTCATTTTAGATCACTCGGTGCTTCTAGTGGACAATCTCGGAACCGCCTCTTTCCAACCTTCAgctctctctctcctccataAGCTCCGCCATTCCAAGCTCCATCTG GGAATTTCTTATGCACCGGCTCTTTCTGACGATAAG GCGAGCTTCCTTAAAAAGATGGCAACCCAGTACTCATTTGATTGCTTTATGTTAGATGGCTCATCCACTGATGGTGCCTTGAAGGGTATAAATTTTGCTTGGGGTGATATTGGAGGAACTATTTTGTATGTTGTTTCTAACGACAAGCATGGGTCTTTTAATCAACTAAGCAATTTGGGTTGGATCATCATTGCTGTGG ATGCTGAAGGTGCTGTTCCGTGTGATAATTCTTGCACAATATATATCAATAAAGTAGAAGAATTACCTTTGACCATTTGCCGATTGAATAGAGAG GCAATTGGTGACAGTACTGTGACTGTTGGTTATATTATGAAGCCTTCTCGTGAAGAAGATTTTGCTAAG AGAGGTGCATTCCCCTTATGTCCTACCCCAAACGGATTGTTGTTTCTGCCGCTGACATTTGGCCTCCCTCTACTGTCTCAACTACAACATGTCGACATTGTTCTCCATAAAGCAACAGATGAAATACTTTCTGTTGAGTTAAGTGACTCTATGGAATCCTCAGGCAGTATTACCTACACCACAGGGATGCAGGAATTACAAAG GTACATGGAACATCACCCTGGTTGCTTTGTAATAGACCCGCTTGATAAAATATACCCTGTCTTGGATCGGTTAAAGATCCAACAAATTCTTCTTGGGCTTGAGGATCTTAATAAAGAAGGCTCCCATACCATCAGAGCCCCCCATTTTTTAAAG GTTGATAATTTTAATGAACTTGATTTGGTAAAGCTGTTACCAGAAGCTAACCTATCTCTTCCAAGTATAGTAAAACCTCAAATTGCCTGCGGGGTAGCTGATGCTCACAGTATG GCAATTGTCTTTAGAGTTCAAGATTTTAAAGATTTAAGTGTTCCACTTCCAGCAGTTGTTCAG GAATACGTAGATCATTCATCCACCTTGTTCAAAATATATGTCCTGGGTGAGCGAGTTTTCTATGCCGTTAAAAAATCTATACCAAATGTTGATATGTTGATGAAATTATCAGAAAATAATGGGGTTGGGCCTTTACTGTTTGACAG CTTAAAATCTCTTCCCACCACCAAAGAGCAGTCCAGCAGTGGGGATTCGTTGACAACAAGTTGTTTTGATCTTGATCTAGTTACTGAAGCTGCACATTGGCTTGCAAGAAAACTTGACCTTACCATCTTCGGTTTCGATGTTGTT ATTCAGGAAGGCACAACTGACCATGTTATTGTGGATGTAAATTATCTGCCATCATTCAAGGAAGTGCCAAATGATATAAGCATTCCTGCTTTTTGGGAAGCTATTAAAAGCAAGTTTGACTTAAGAGAGAAGGTAAAATGTTCTTAA
- the LOC136218061 gene encoding inositol 1,3,4-trisphosphate 5/6-kinase 4 isoform X3, with protein sequence MGALVAGVILDHSVLLVDNLGTASFQPSALSLLHKLRHSKLHLGISYAPALSDDKASFLKKMATQYSFDCFMLDGSSTDGALKGINFAWGDIGGTILYVVSNDKHGSFNQLSNLGWIIIAVDAEGAVPCDNSCTIYINKVEELPLTICRLNREAIGDSTVTVGYIMKPSREEDFAKRGAFPLCPTPNGLLFLPLTFGLPLLSQLQHVDIVLHKATDEILSVELSDSMESSGSITYTTGMQELQRYMEHHPGCFVIDPLDKIYPVLDRLKIQQILLGLEDLNKEGSHTIRAPHFLKVDNFNELDLVKLLPEANLSLPSIVKPQIACGVADAHSMEYVDHSSTLFKIYVLGERVFYAVKKSIPNVDMLMKLSENNGVGPLLFDSLKSLPTTKEQSSSGDSLTTSCFDLDLVTEAAHWLARKLDLTIFGFDVVIQEGTTDHVIVDVNYLPSFKEVPNDISIPAFWEAIKSKFDLREKVKCS encoded by the exons ATGGGTGCATTAGTCGCCGGAGTCATTTTAGATCACTCGGTGCTTCTAGTGGACAATCTCGGAACCGCCTCTTTCCAACCTTCAgctctctctctcctccataAGCTCCGCCATTCCAAGCTCCATCTG GGAATTTCTTATGCACCGGCTCTTTCTGACGATAAG GCGAGCTTCCTTAAAAAGATGGCAACCCAGTACTCATTTGATTGCTTTATGTTAGATGGCTCATCCACTGATGGTGCCTTGAAGGGTATAAATTTTGCTTGGGGTGATATTGGAGGAACTATTTTGTATGTTGTTTCTAACGACAAGCATGGGTCTTTTAATCAACTAAGCAATTTGGGTTGGATCATCATTGCTGTGG ATGCTGAAGGTGCTGTTCCGTGTGATAATTCTTGCACAATATATATCAATAAAGTAGAAGAATTACCTTTGACCATTTGCCGATTGAATAGAGAG GCAATTGGTGACAGTACTGTGACTGTTGGTTATATTATGAAGCCTTCTCGTGAAGAAGATTTTGCTAAG AGAGGTGCATTCCCCTTATGTCCTACCCCAAACGGATTGTTGTTTCTGCCGCTGACATTTGGCCTCCCTCTACTGTCTCAACTACAACATGTCGACATTGTTCTCCATAAAGCAACAGATGAAATACTTTCTGTTGAGTTAAGTGACTCTATGGAATCCTCAGGCAGTATTACCTACACCACAGGGATGCAGGAATTACAAAG GTACATGGAACATCACCCTGGTTGCTTTGTAATAGACCCGCTTGATAAAATATACCCTGTCTTGGATCGGTTAAAGATCCAACAAATTCTTCTTGGGCTTGAGGATCTTAATAAAGAAGGCTCCCATACCATCAGAGCCCCCCATTTTTTAAAG GTTGATAATTTTAATGAACTTGATTTGGTAAAGCTGTTACCAGAAGCTAACCTATCTCTTCCAAGTATAGTAAAACCTCAAATTGCCTGCGGGGTAGCTGATGCTCACAGTATG GAATACGTAGATCATTCATCCACCTTGTTCAAAATATATGTCCTGGGTGAGCGAGTTTTCTATGCCGTTAAAAAATCTATACCAAATGTTGATATGTTGATGAAATTATCAGAAAATAATGGGGTTGGGCCTTTACTGTTTGACAG CTTAAAATCTCTTCCCACCACCAAAGAGCAGTCCAGCAGTGGGGATTCGTTGACAACAAGTTGTTTTGATCTTGATCTAGTTACTGAAGCTGCACATTGGCTTGCAAGAAAACTTGACCTTACCATCTTCGGTTTCGATGTTGTT ATTCAGGAAGGCACAACTGACCATGTTATTGTGGATGTAAATTATCTGCCATCATTCAAGGAAGTGCCAAATGATATAAGCATTCCTGCTTTTTGGGAAGCTATTAAAAGCAAGTTTGACTTAAGAGAGAAGGTAAAATGTTCTTAA
- the LOC136218064 gene encoding uncharacterized protein isoform X1 encodes MVYKSCFGCGMSSSDKPEVVDRSVKDKEDNDDDKGGFMGKVKDFIQDIGEKIEGAIGFGKPTADISGIHVPKINLDMADFVVDVLIKNPNPVPIPLIDINYLIESDGRKLISGLIPDAGTINAHGEETVKIPITLIFDDIRNTYAEIKTGDVIPYRIKVDLIVDVPVFGRLTLPLEKSGEVPIPHKPDVDIEKIHFERFSLEETVAILHLRLENMNDFDLGLNQLDYEVWLCEVSIGGAELAKASKLEKKGISSVQVPITFKPKDFGSALWDMMRGKGTGYSMKGNIHVDTPFGAMKLPISKEGGTTKLKKNKEDRGDDDDDED; translated from the exons ATGGTTTACAAATCCTGTTTTGGTTGCG GCATGTCTTCTTCTGATAAGCCTGAGGTAGTTGATAGATCTGTCAAGGATAAAGAAGACAATGATGATGACAAAGGTGGGTTTATGGGCAAGGTAAAGGACTTCATTCAGGATATTGGTGAAAAGATTGAGGGAGCAATTGGTTTTGGCAAACCAACTGCAGATATTTCAGGCATTCACGTTCCTAAAATCAATCTAGACATGGCAGATTTTGTCGTGGATGTGCTTATTAAGAACCCCAATCCTGTTCCAATCCCTCTTATTGACATCAATTACTTGATTGAAAGCGATGGGCGGAAACTTATTTCAGGGTTGATACCAGATGCTGGAACTATTAACGCACATGGCGAGGAGACTGTCAAAATACCAATTACATTGATTTTTGATGACATAAGAAACACATATGCTGAGATCAAGACTGGAGATGTAATTCCTTACAGAATTAAGGTTGACCTCATTGTAGATGTTCCAGTTTTTGGAAGGCTAACTCTGCCTCTAGAGAAATCTGGAGAGGTTCCAATCCCTCACAAACCTGATGTTGATATTGAGAAAATACACTTCGAGAGGTTCTCTTTAGAAGAAACTGTTGCAATCCTTCATTTGAGGTTGGAAAACATGAATGATTTTGACCTAGGTCTCAATCAATTAGACTATGAGGTTTGGCTATGTGAGGTGAGCATCGGGGGTGCAGAACTGGCCAAAGCTTCGAAGCTTGAAAAAAAAGGAATAAGTAGTGTTCAAGTTCCAATCACCTTCAAGCCTAAGGACTTTGGCTCTGCCCTTTGGGACATGATGAGAGGGAAAGGCACTGGTTATTCCATGAAAGGGAACATTCATGTCGATACACCTTTTGGAGCAATGAAGTTGCCCATAAGCAAGGAGGGTGGTACTACTAAgctgaagaagaacaaggaaGATCGTGGTGATGATGACGATGATGAG GATTAA
- the LOC136218061 gene encoding inositol 1,3,4-trisphosphate 5/6-kinase 4 isoform X2 — protein MGALVAGVILDHSVLLVDNLGTASFQPSALSLLHKLRHSKLHLGISYAPALSDDKASFLKKMATQYSFDCFMLDGSSTDGALKGINFAWGDIGGTILYVVSNDKHGSFNQLSNLGWIIIAVDAEGAVPCDNSCTIYINKVEELPLTICRLNREAIGDSTVTVGYIMKPSREEDFAKRGAFPLCPTPNGLLFLPLTFGLPLLSQLQHVDIVLHKATDEILSVELSDSMESSGSITYTTGMQELQRYMEHHPGCFVIDPLDKIYPVLDRLKIQQILLGLEDLNKEGSHTIRAPHFLKVDNFNELDLVKLLPEANLSLPSIVKPQIACGVADAHSMAIVFRVQDFKDLSVPLPAVVQEYVDHSSTLFKIYVLGERVFYAVKKSIPNVDMLMKLSENNGVGPLLFDSLKSLPTTKEQSSSGDSLTTSCFDLDLVTEAAHWLARKLDLTIFGFDVVIQEGTTDHVIVDVNYLPSFKEVPNDISIPAFWEAIKSKFDLREK, from the exons ATGGGTGCATTAGTCGCCGGAGTCATTTTAGATCACTCGGTGCTTCTAGTGGACAATCTCGGAACCGCCTCTTTCCAACCTTCAgctctctctctcctccataAGCTCCGCCATTCCAAGCTCCATCTG GGAATTTCTTATGCACCGGCTCTTTCTGACGATAAG GCGAGCTTCCTTAAAAAGATGGCAACCCAGTACTCATTTGATTGCTTTATGTTAGATGGCTCATCCACTGATGGTGCCTTGAAGGGTATAAATTTTGCTTGGGGTGATATTGGAGGAACTATTTTGTATGTTGTTTCTAACGACAAGCATGGGTCTTTTAATCAACTAAGCAATTTGGGTTGGATCATCATTGCTGTGG ATGCTGAAGGTGCTGTTCCGTGTGATAATTCTTGCACAATATATATCAATAAAGTAGAAGAATTACCTTTGACCATTTGCCGATTGAATAGAGAG GCAATTGGTGACAGTACTGTGACTGTTGGTTATATTATGAAGCCTTCTCGTGAAGAAGATTTTGCTAAG AGAGGTGCATTCCCCTTATGTCCTACCCCAAACGGATTGTTGTTTCTGCCGCTGACATTTGGCCTCCCTCTACTGTCTCAACTACAACATGTCGACATTGTTCTCCATAAAGCAACAGATGAAATACTTTCTGTTGAGTTAAGTGACTCTATGGAATCCTCAGGCAGTATTACCTACACCACAGGGATGCAGGAATTACAAAG GTACATGGAACATCACCCTGGTTGCTTTGTAATAGACCCGCTTGATAAAATATACCCTGTCTTGGATCGGTTAAAGATCCAACAAATTCTTCTTGGGCTTGAGGATCTTAATAAAGAAGGCTCCCATACCATCAGAGCCCCCCATTTTTTAAAG GTTGATAATTTTAATGAACTTGATTTGGTAAAGCTGTTACCAGAAGCTAACCTATCTCTTCCAAGTATAGTAAAACCTCAAATTGCCTGCGGGGTAGCTGATGCTCACAGTATG GCAATTGTCTTTAGAGTTCAAGATTTTAAAGATTTAAGTGTTCCACTTCCAGCAGTTGTTCAG GAATACGTAGATCATTCATCCACCTTGTTCAAAATATATGTCCTGGGTGAGCGAGTTTTCTATGCCGTTAAAAAATCTATACCAAATGTTGATATGTTGATGAAATTATCAGAAAATAATGGGGTTGGGCCTTTACTGTTTGACAG CTTAAAATCTCTTCCCACCACCAAAGAGCAGTCCAGCAGTGGGGATTCGTTGACAACAAGTTGTTTTGATCTTGATCTAGTTACTGAAGCTGCACATTGGCTTGCAAGAAAACTTGACCTTACCATCTTCGGTTTCGATGTTGTT ATTCAGGAAGGCACAACTGACCATGTTATTGTGGATGTAAATTATCTGCCATCATTCAAGGAAGTGCCAAATGATATAAGCATTCCTGCTTTTTGGGAAGCTATTAAAAGCAAGTTTGACTTAAGAGAGAAG TGA